The following proteins are co-located in the Amphiprion ocellaris isolate individual 3 ecotype Okinawa chromosome 7, ASM2253959v1, whole genome shotgun sequence genome:
- the LOC111567499 gene encoding dehydrogenase/reductase SDR family member 11-like yields MDRWRGRVALVTGASVGIGAAVAKELVRCGMKVVGCARNVDKIQELAEECKKAGYSGVLVPIKCDLTKEEEILSMFATIKEQHKGVDVCINNAGLMLPEPLLSGKTSNWRNMLDLNVIGLSICAREAYQSMKKRNVDDGHIINLNSVVGHSVYPFSEGHFYTGTKFAVTALTEGLRQELREAKSHIRATSISPGVVETEFAYRAYSQEPEKAKMLYSQHKNLSGRDIAETVLYVLGAPPHVQIGELTVAPVESAFQ; encoded by the exons ATGGATCGCTGGAGGGGCAGAGTGGCTCTGGTGACCGGAGCCTCGGTGGGGATCGGGGCGGCCGTAGCCAAAGAGCTGGTCCGCTGCGGGATGAAGGTGGTGGGCTGCGCCAGGAACGTGGACAAAATCCAG GAACTGGCAGAGGAGTGTAAGAAAGCAGGCTACAGCGGTGTTTTAGTGCCGATCAAATGTGACTTAACCAAAGAGGAGGAgattctgtccatgtttgcaACCATCAAAGAGCAGCACAAAGGTGTGGATGTTTGCATCAACAACGCTGGACTGATGCTTCCGGAGCCGTTATTAAGCGGTAAAACCAGCAACTGGAGGAACATGCTGGAT CTAAATGTTATTGGGTTGTCCATCTGTGCACGTGAAGCCTATCAGTcgatgaagaaaagaaatgttgatgACGGCCACATCATCAACCTCAACAG TGTTGTTGGACATTCTGTATATCCTTTTAGTGAAGGACATTTCTACACTGGCACCAAGTTTGCAGTGACCGCCCTGACTGAGGGCCTGAGGCAGGAGCTGCGTGAAGCCAAGAGCCACATCCGAGCCACA AGTATTTCTCCGGGTGTTGTGGAGACTGAATTTGCTTATCGAGCCTACAGCCAAGAACCAGAAAAGGCTAAAATGCTGTACTCTCAACATAAG AATCTGTCTGGAAGGGACATTGCAGAGACTGTTTTGTACGTCCTCGGTGCTCCTCCACATGTGCAG attgGAGAACTCACGGTCGCTCCTGTGGAATCTGCATTCCAGTGA
- the LOC111580067 gene encoding TLC domain-containing protein 1, with product MEALLPVLKSHPGPTVLVFSLLFRGVHRLMQRLPVPKMVRQDKFRSWKWKNLSVSMVHSLLTGTWALACAMVWPEMLSSLYSYHTPLAYLLVCVSTGQ from the exons atggaggccCTGCTTCCTGTGCTGAAGAGTCACCCAGGCCCCACGGTGCTGGTGTTCTCCCTGCTCTTCAGGGGGGTCCACCGGCTCATGCAGAGGCTGCCGGTGCCCAAGATGGTGAGGCAGGATAAGTTTCGCAGCTGGAAGTGGAAGAACCTCTCTGTCTCCATGGTGCACTCGCTGCTGACCGGGACCTGGGCCCTGGCCTG TGCCATGGTTTGGCCAGAGATGTTGAGCAGCCTCTACTCATACCACACCCCTCTGGCCTACCTGCTGGTCTGTGTCTCCACAGGTCAGTAA